One genomic window of Oncorhynchus kisutch isolate 150728-3 linkage group LG26, Okis_V2, whole genome shotgun sequence includes the following:
- the twist2 gene encoding twist-related protein 2 gives MEEGSSSPISPVDSLVTSEEELDRQQKRFGRKRRHSKKTSEDSSPGSVKRGKKTSPSSNQSYEELQNQRCLANVRERQRTQSLNEAFSSLRKIIPTLPSDKLSKIQTLKLASRYIDFLYQVLQSDEMDNKMSSCSYVAHERLSYAFSVWRMEGAWSMSATH, from the coding sequence ATGGAAGAGGGCtcaagttctcccatctcccctgTGGATAGCCTAGTGACCAGCGAGGAGGAGTTGGACAGACAACAGAAAAGATTTGGAAGGAAGAGGAGACACAGTAAAAAGACGAGCGAAGACAGCAGTCCGGGTTCCGTGAAACGGGGCAAAAAAACGAGTCCAAGCAGCAATCAGTCCTACGAGGAGTTGCAGAACCAGCGGTGCCTGGCCAACGTCAGGGAGAGGCAAAGGACACAGTCGCTCAACGAAGCCTTCTCGTCTTTACGCAAAATCATCCCCACTCTACCCTCGGATAAACTGAGCAAGATCCAGACACTAAAACTGGCCTCCAGATACATAGACTTCCTCTATCAGGTGCTGCAAAGCGATGAGATGGACAACAAGATGTCGAGCTGCAGCTACGTTGCGCACGAGAGACTCAGTTATGCGTTCTCGGTGTGGAGGATGGAGGGCGCGTGGTCAATGTCTGCAACGCACTAG